The genomic DNA CTCCCAAAACGCCCAGACTCCGTGCCCGCTCCTGTGTGTATCATTCTGACACCCGCTCAATTGCTCAGCCAGTCCAGGAATTCTGGTGTGAAGtagctgatgatgatggttgctCCCGCCCTGAGAATGCCCTCTGTGCTCTCAAACGCCATGGCCTTGAGGTCAAAAACACCAGCCTTGGCCGCCGCATGAATCATGGCAAACTCGCCGCTGACCTGGTAGGCCGCAATGGGCAGGTCCTTGCCGAGCTCCTTAGCATCGCTGATAACGTCCAGGTACTGAGAAGCCGGCTTGACCATGATGATATCGGCTCCCTCGCTGATATCACGGATGATGGCCCGGCGAGCGAGGCCACGGCCTCCAGGGGGGAGCTGGTAGCATCTGCGGTCACCAAACGAGGGCGCCGAGCCAGCAGCATCGCGGAAGGGTCCGTAAAGACATCCGGAAAATTTGGCAGCATACGACATAAGCGTCACATTGTGCACAATACCCTCCTCAATCagcttgagcttgatggCTCGGATGCGGCCGTCGTTCATGTCTGAAGGCGCAACGCAGTGAGCGCCAGCCCGAGCGTACGAGACCGCAACGTCGGAGATACGGTCAACAGACAGCTGGTTGTTCAGGCTGCCATCGTCCCTCAAGATACCGCAGTGGCCATGGGAAGTGTACTCGCAAAGGCAGACATCGGCAACGATATAAAGATGGGGGAATCTTTGGCGCAGAAGCTGGATGCTGCGAATGACGGGACCTTGCGGGTCGTCGGCGGAGGTGCCAAGGGCGTCCTTGGTCCCTGGTCTCAATGGCACACCGAACAGAATGACGGAACGGAGACCTTTCTGGACGAGCGGCTCAAGGTACGGAATAAGCCTGTTGACACCGCGGCGGTATTGGCCCGGGAGAGAGGGAATAagcacctcctcatcgtcttgaTCAGACACGAAAAGAGGGTAGATGAGCATGGACTAAGAAACAAAAGGCGTCAGCTGATATTTGCGGGGACGAGCAATCCCAAAAAGGCGCACCTTGGTCAATTGGCGCTCGGCCTGCCATGACCGCGCAAGAGGATGGCTGTAACCAGCATGCAGCTGACTCGAGATATCACCAGAGATGCTGACACTTGTGGCAGTAGTGCTGGCGTACGACATGGCTCTCGAGATGTGCGATGTGCGGGAAGCAGTGTCGTTGACGGTCGAAACGGAGGCGTCACCTCGTCTGCGCGCTACACCGTTGTCGCGGAGGGACAAGTCCTGAACGAGGCTAGAGAAAGACATATTGGACGATGGCAACAGCAATGTGTGGCaaagttggaggagttgaaaAAGAGTGTAAGCGGGCGACCGATCAAAGAGTGACGTGAGTCAATCAAGTGTTCTCGGCCGTAGTTGAAGGAATTCTCGAACTGAAACGTATTCTCTCAGGACCACCGCCGATTGAGCCGTCAGGGGCCGTGCCGCAcgaggagagagagcgaggTCCGCCGCCGCGATGCGACAGTGATTGATGGCTGGATTTTTGGGGCGGGCTGGAAGGGTCTGGTGTTTCCTGACAGGCTCAACAGATTGGCAGTCGGTCGATCGGTAGGTCAGGGCAGCATTCGGAgtgggaggaagaaaggCACAATCTGTATATAAATGAGAAGAAAATGTCGCCTCCGGAAATCTGGGCCCGAGGCGGGATCAAGGACAGCGAACGCCGAAGAAAGTTGCGTCTCTTCACAGGCAGGTGACAGCAAACCATTAGGCGTGCGATGCCCCAATCTGGTTTCGTGCACTCTCGACTCTCGGCCTCGGGAATTGGCGGGGTTGCTCCACCCCCGGTCTTCTTCCGCTGCCTTTCGCCAATCAGCGCACAAAGATTTCAAACATTCGGCTGGCCCCACTCCGCTGAGAAAATCGCCATGGTCTCAACGTCCAACACTTTTTTTGTGTCGTCGGCCACTCCAGGACCTCCTCGGCTTGTGAGGGAGATGCAATGATGCTCAGATCTTACACTACAGCCGCTGATCAATGAATTGAAAGGATGAACTCTTGATTTTAACCAAGTAAACTTCGCCGTACCTGCACTACCTTCTTGAAGTCTCCATAACACATCTGAAATGTCAACATCACAGATAAACCAGGGCCAGAGCGAGTTCATAATATCAAGTATGTATCGTCGTGTGAAATAAAAACATCCAACCCCAATTATTACATAACAGACATTGGTATCATATAGAAGAGtaaaccccccatccaccacttcctctcctctcgcCTTCCGCTCTCACATCATCGACTCATTACTCCTTCTCACCACTCTCCCCTCTACACCAGTGTTAATCATCAGGACATCCTCGGACCCTTAGAaccatctccgcctcctGGGCGCAACAGGAGTCCCATAATCAGTAGCcggcacctcccccttcacagccctcttcctctccctcctcttaTGAATCCTTCCACTGCAGCAGCtgaagaaaacaacaacagcaccgaCCAAGCTCAACACCGCAGCCGCGAGCGTCATCCAGGCAGCATTATCATAGTaaaccctctccacctgcAACCCCAAGCTATCCTCATCGTCACTATCCCACCCATTGCTCAGATTGCTCCTCACAATGCCAAACAGGACAAAGTCAATGATGCAGGTCACAGCCGTGATGATAAAGGCCAAGACAGCAACAAGAGACGCCAGCAGCGACCCAACCATACCCGCGCCCAGCGCAAGGATAAAAGCGATAAAGTTGAAGGCCGCGGCGATGGGGTGGAGGACCATGGCCTTTGTGAGCGCGCGCGAGGTGCGCACCGAGTTGTCAGAGTAGAACTCGCCAAAGGTCTGCTcgggggagaagttggggtTGCCCGACTGTCCACGGTTGGGGCCGACGAGGCCCTGGATGATGCCGAGGGGGGAGTAcccgaggcggcgggggcaTTGGCCTCTGTTTTTCACTCGTCATTTAGCATCATGGGGTGAGCGGTGGAGTGAAGAGAGGAGGTCAACTTACCCAAAGACATCATTCAAACAATacccaaaaacaccaaacgTAACCGAGGGATCGTTTCCGTTCCGTCCActctccccatcagcaaGATCGGGCAGGAAGTTGAACCCGCCATTGTTGGTCCCGCCGCCAGGGAGCTCGACCTTGAGGAGAGCGATAGATCTCACTACTGGGGCCGAGATGCAGGTGATGATCAGCAAGACGGTGGCTGAAAACAGCAAGAAGGTGCCAAAGTGGTGGATGAAGCCTGTCCGGGCCATCTTGAAGAGCCTGACTGTTGTAGGACAAACGTATAAACGTATCAAAATCACcggatgatgagaagaaagggaaaTTCATCCACCATCCAGAGCAGCTGGAATGTCTTTCTTGTATTTGTCCCATAAGGCCCACACCCTGAAACATGGAAAcccaccagcccagcaagGAACACTCAACCACATTCACACCTAATGAAGGCCGACGTCATCAGCCTGCCCAGCCCTTCTCAGCCATGCCGCATCGCGGGAAATCGGCAAGGGGCCTCACCCATCGGCCTGACCAACCAGAAAAGCCCAGTATGTTCTCTTCTGTGTGTCTGAGAATCTGTGGAGGAGCGTGATTGGCGATCGGGCTGATGACGTAGCAGGAATCCGGGGCTGTGTCACATTGGGCTTGGCAAAGCACTTATGAACTGCTTGGCGGGCAAGGAAGCGGGCGGCCCTGTTTTTGGGCGGGATGTCATCTGGTTTTTttgtgattttttttttttggatgaggtggttggtAAAAGAGGTGAGATCATGTTTGATGAAAGAGTTGGCAGTGGGAGGTGGCATCGGGAAGGCGTTGAAGATGACAAAGGGACTTTGCATGTATGGTATGCAGGGACTACCTACATACACCTAAGATCCCATCGTCAACATTGATGGTTGCTCAAAGAGCgatgagatgatgggagAACCAATCAGACATTTTGGTGTACACCTCTGTAAGAGATCGCTAGCGTCATATCTAGGTGGTGGACTGCTGGCCACCGCAGTGATCTGATGCCACGCGTCTTTGTACTATATTCTCTTCAGCTGAAGAGAACAGCCACATTTGTGGGTTTATATCTCGTAATTTCAGCTTTTAGCCAATTACTTTGAAGGCCTGGACTAGCTCCAAAAGTCATGATGGCCTACATACAGATGTCAAACAGTTCTCATATACGTGTCTAGCTGCAGATCCCCTGTAAAGACAGCTATGTTGTCGACAGAGGGACAGGCACACTAACATCAGCTTATCCGAGGGACCCTTGAAAGGTGATAAAACATCCTAGAGATCGTGTCATTGTTTCCAGTGTGTCAAAAGTGAAAATTCCGTTCGTGAAAGAAACATGGTTTCAACACTTCCTAACCTTTCCATGCCGTCTATCCAAGCTTTTAAACATCTTTTATCCCAGCATTTAAAGTCTATTGGAAGCTCGGGTTTGATTGATAACACTCAGTTTTTTGAGACTACAAGACTATCTATCCTAGCTTTGCTGTTATGGCCCATCCCAGTTTCAAATGTCATCTCCTCGAGCTTGTTGTACCACCTACCCCAGCTCTATGTATCCACTAGAAGTGTAGATTCACGTATATATCGAACAAGTCGGCAAAAAATGCAATTGCCGGGGTACCTAGCCTGTATTTTACCAAGACATAATCACAACGACATCACCCTTTCCAGATAGCTTGTTCATCgcattcatcatcaaatTAGCATTATCTCACCCTCAACtaaaccacaacctcaccccccccacacacacacacacacacacacacaccaagcAAAACTCTACAACCaattcctcccctcctcctcccaaggcCTCGTCGCCCGACTGTAATCATACCCAACCCTCCACTCactcaccagctcctcctcatcaaccccacaATGACTCTGCCCATCCCTTCCCCTAAACCACCCCAGCCCAtacctcttccccaccccctccagccacccctccatctccctatTCCCAAACTTGGCCGTCCCCACAAAGTCATAAAGCATCTTGCTCTGGTGTATGTAAGCCAGCACACTCGCAATAGTATTCGGCTGCCTCGGCAagaacaccctcctccgttTCAAATGGGTAACGAcactcaacacccccatATACAACAGAATCAACAGAGCAAGCGTGAAGCTTATCCAGAAAGATGGAATTGTCTCCTGTCCGGCGTTGAGATCCGacgaggtggcggcggctgtgggggcggaggagatgaaaaCACGGCCTTCGACTGTTGCTAGGGAGGTTACCAGCACGGTGAGGATCTCTGTGAGGATTGTGCCGAAGCCGACGAAAAAGACTAGCCAGTGTTTGTTGATTAGGCCTCTGATGGCTACCCAGCCAAAGGGCATGGCGGTGTAATCGAGCGTTAGCGTCTTTGGGGGTGCGTGTCGTTGGGACAGGAGGTAGTATGGTTGCATGAGGCGGACGTCTGTCTCTAGTGCTCCCCAGGAGAGCTTGATGCACACGGCCAAGACGGTTATTAACCAGGGGGCGCGGTCGGTCAAGACTGTggcgggggtgaagaggaatATGGGAATGAGGGCGATGAAGGCGAAGATGCCGGATATCAAGGGGTATGCCCCGGCTGGGCGGAGCAtcatgggatgggggttagcAGAGAGGTGGTTTTTGGTGTATTTTTCCCGTTCTTggatggaaggggggttggtgtcgtctggggcgagggaggagttgcGGAGGACGTAGCGATGATCTTTTAGTTTGCTGTGAATGTCTTGGTGGGTGGCTACGTCCATGTCTTTGAAGTCCATGAGGATGTGGCTGACTGTtgccatggcggcgaggCCAGCGATGCCTTTGACGTCGGCTAATAGGCCAGATCG from Podospora pseudoanserina strain CBS 124.78 chromosome 2, whole genome shotgun sequence includes the following:
- a CDS encoding hypothetical protein (EggNog:ENOG503P2ZV; COG:S), encoding MARTGFIHHFGTFLLFSATVLLIITCISAPVVRSIALLKVELPGGGTNNGGFNFLPDLADGESGRNGNDPSVTFGVFGYCLNDVFGGQCPRRLGYSPLGIIQGLVGPNRGQSGNPNFSPEQTFGEFYSDNSVRTSRALTKAMVLHPIAAAFNFIAFILALGAGMVGSLLASLVAVLAFIITAVTCIIDFVLFGIVRSNLSNGWDSDDEDSLGLQVERVYYDNAAWMTLAAAVLSLVGAVVVFFSCCSGRIHKRRERKRAVKGEVPATDYGTPVAPRRRRWF
- the HEM2 gene encoding Aminolevulinate dehydratase (EggNog:ENOG503NU9P; COG:H; BUSCO:EOG092630N3), whose product is MSFSSLVQDLSLRDNGVARRRGDASVSTVNDTASRTSHISRAMSYASTTATSVSISGDISSQLHAGYSHPLARSWQAERQLTKSMLIYPLFVSDQDDEEVLIPSLPGQYRRGVNRLIPYLEPLVQKGLRSVILFGVPLRPGTKDALGTSADDPQGPVIRSIQLLRQRFPHLYIVADVCLCEYTSHGHCGILRDDGSLNNQLSVDRISDVAVSYARAGAHCVAPSDMNDGRIRAIKLKLIEEGIVHNVTLMSYAAKFSGCLYGPFRDAAGSAPSFGDRRCYQLPPGGRGLARRAIIRDISEGADIIMVKPASQYLDVISDAKELGKDLPIAAYQVSGEFAMIHAAAKAGVFDLKAMAFESTEGILRAGATIIISYFTPEFLDWLSN